The following are from one region of the Mycolicibacterium diernhoferi genome:
- a CDS encoding response regulator, with protein sequence MDALRVVIADDDVLLREGLASLLQREGFQVVGQAGDAEELLGLVEEQRPGLVLTDIRMPPEHHTEGLDAARVIRERTPEVAIMVLSAHVDVDHAMELLAGGQSIGYLLKSRVVDVNDFVDTLRRVSNGASVIDPALVAELVSARRRDDPLAALSAREREVLTLMAEGLSNGGIGRRLWVTEGTVEKHVRSILTKLDLPETGDDHRRVRAVIVYLESR encoded by the coding sequence ATGGATGCCCTGCGGGTGGTCATCGCCGACGACGACGTGCTGTTGCGAGAGGGTCTGGCAAGCCTGTTGCAGCGCGAGGGATTCCAGGTCGTCGGGCAGGCCGGCGACGCCGAGGAACTGCTCGGGCTCGTCGAAGAGCAGCGGCCCGGCCTCGTTCTCACCGATATCCGGATGCCACCGGAACACCACACCGAGGGCCTGGACGCGGCGCGGGTGATCCGCGAACGCACCCCGGAGGTCGCCATCATGGTGCTCTCCGCGCACGTCGACGTGGATCACGCGATGGAACTGCTGGCCGGCGGCCAGAGCATCGGGTATCTGCTCAAGAGCCGAGTGGTCGATGTGAACGATTTCGTGGACACCTTGCGCCGGGTGAGCAACGGGGCGTCGGTGATCGACCCCGCCCTGGTCGCCGAGTTGGTGTCGGCGCGGCGGCGCGACGATCCGCTGGCGGCGCTGAGCGCCCGCGAACGCGAGGTGCTCACGCTGATGGCCGAGGGCCTGTCCAACGGGGGTATCGGGCGCCGGCTGTGGGTGACCGAGGGCACCGTGGAAAAGCATGTGCGCAGCATCCTGACCAAATTGGACCTGCCGGAGACCGGTGACGATCACCGCCGGGTGCGGGCGGTCATCGTGTACCTGGAATCCCGCTAA
- a CDS encoding DUF3349 domain-containing protein has product MPVTTLMASILNWLRAGYPDGVPGPDQVPLLALLRATPLTEEQVQEVVRNIAEVAAPADIEDPITRDDIEASISELTNHDAGPENTARVAARLAAAGWPLADLSGE; this is encoded by the coding sequence ATGCCTGTCACGACCTTGATGGCTTCGATCCTGAACTGGCTGCGCGCCGGCTACCCCGACGGGGTGCCCGGGCCGGACCAGGTCCCGCTGCTGGCCCTGCTGCGGGCCACTCCGCTGACCGAGGAACAGGTCCAGGAGGTGGTACGCAACATCGCCGAGGTCGCCGCCCCGGCCGACATCGAGGACCCGATCACCCGCGACGACATCGAAGCATCCATCTCCGAGCTGACCAACCACGACGCCGGCCCGGAGAACACCGCCCGGGTGGCCGCCCGGCTCGCCGCGGCGGGCTGGCCGCTGGCCGATCTGTCGGGGGAGTAG
- a CDS encoding NAD(P)-dependent alcohol dehydrogenase, with amino-acid sequence MSTTVSAYVAESATAPLFKSTIERRDVGPHDVAFDIKFSGICHSDLHTVKAEWGEPNYPVVPGHEIAGVVTEVGSEVTKYKVGDHVGVGCFIDSCRECDNCQAGLQQYCTGEYGMHGTYNSTERDGSPTYGGYSTAIVVDENYVLRIPDSIPLDKAAPLLCAGITLYSPLRHWNAGPGKKVAIVGLGGLGHMGVKLAHAMGAQVTVLSQSLKKMEDGLRLGADEYYATGDPDTFTKLAGKFDLILNTVSANINMADYLNLLAVDGTLVELGIPEHPMPVPVFPLAGGRRSLSGSMIGGIPETQEMLDFCAEHGVTPEIEVIEASYVNEAYERMLSSDVRYRFVIDIATL; translated from the coding sequence ATGAGCACCACTGTTTCCGCATACGTAGCCGAGTCGGCCACCGCACCACTGTTCAAGTCCACCATCGAGCGCCGCGACGTCGGCCCGCACGACGTCGCGTTCGACATCAAATTCTCCGGCATCTGTCACAGCGACCTGCACACCGTCAAAGCCGAATGGGGCGAGCCCAACTACCCGGTGGTGCCGGGCCACGAAATCGCCGGTGTGGTAACCGAAGTCGGTTCCGAGGTCACCAAGTACAAGGTCGGCGATCACGTCGGCGTCGGCTGCTTCATCGACTCCTGCCGCGAATGCGACAACTGCCAGGCCGGCCTGCAGCAGTACTGCACCGGCGAGTACGGCATGCACGGCACCTACAACTCGACCGAACGGGACGGCAGCCCCACCTACGGCGGTTACAGCACCGCCATCGTCGTCGACGAGAACTACGTGCTGCGCATTCCCGACAGCATCCCACTGGACAAGGCCGCTCCCCTGCTGTGCGCGGGCATCACGCTGTATTCCCCGCTGCGGCACTGGAACGCCGGCCCCGGCAAGAAGGTCGCCATCGTCGGCCTGGGCGGCCTGGGCCACATGGGCGTCAAACTCGCCCATGCGATGGGCGCGCAGGTGACCGTGCTGAGCCAGTCGCTGAAGAAGATGGAGGACGGTCTGCGTCTGGGCGCCGACGAGTACTACGCCACCGGCGATCCGGACACCTTCACCAAGCTGGCCGGCAAGTTCGACCTGATCCTGAACACCGTGTCGGCCAACATCAACATGGCCGACTACCTGAACCTGCTGGCCGTGGACGGCACCCTGGTCGAGCTGGGCATCCCGGAGCACCCGATGCCGGTGCCGGTGTTCCCGCTGGCCGGCGGCCGCCGCAGTCTGTCCGGTTCGATGATCGGCGGTATCCCCGAAACCCAGGAGATGCTCGACTTCTGCGCCGAGCACGGGGTCACCCCCGAGATCGAGGTCATCGAGGCGTCCTACGTCAACGAGGCCTACGAGCGGATGCTGTCCTCGGACGTGCGTTACCGCTTCGTCATCGACATCGCCACGCTCTGA
- a CDS encoding YciI family protein, which yields MFHVFTSTYLQPADVVDQTRPAHLEWVTAEVEAGRIILAGRVESGQGAVLIASDMTVEEADALIATDPYIPAGAARYDRVSFNGAFRAPGL from the coding sequence GTGTTTCACGTATTCACCAGCACCTACCTGCAGCCGGCGGACGTCGTCGACCAGACCCGCCCGGCCCACCTGGAATGGGTGACCGCCGAGGTCGAGGCCGGTCGCATCATTCTGGCCGGACGAGTCGAGTCGGGACAGGGGGCGGTACTGATCGCCTCGGACATGACCGTCGAGGAGGCGGACGCCCTCATCGCGACCGATCCCTACATCCCGGCCGGCGCCGCCCGCTACGACCGGGTCAGCTTCAACGGCGCATTCCGCGCGCCCGGGCTCTGA
- a CDS encoding iron-siderophore ABC transporter substrate-binding protein codes for MALLLAGVTVSFTVLTACGAPDSDPGAAASGSAQTPITSTTRIAGAGVLGNQRRPDESCAAAPAPAVSPDAPRTVRNASGSGIPASTEVRGDPQRIVALSFAELDALCALGLQDRVVGTTVPQPSYLGTVLHDAAGLGDRDAPDLAAVADAAPDLIFGSATQTPDSYAALAGIAPTVFTGSAADWQNTLRAVAAATGRPEAADAVLDGFEREAREAGERTDATHFQASVVQFTEDSMRVYGAENFPATVLRAVGVDRPAAQRFTDVPFIEVSISNLTEETDLSAADGDIVYLSFTGPAAKERATAVLNSAAWRKLSATRDDRVFAVNNEVWQTGQGVVAARGIIEDLRWLNAPIN; via the coding sequence ATGGCCCTGCTCCTCGCAGGCGTCACCGTCTCGTTCACCGTGTTGACCGCCTGCGGCGCGCCGGACAGCGATCCCGGCGCCGCCGCGTCCGGGTCGGCTCAGACCCCGATCACCAGCACCACCCGGATCGCCGGGGCCGGCGTGCTGGGTAATCAGCGCAGGCCCGACGAGTCGTGCGCCGCCGCGCCGGCGCCCGCGGTCTCCCCCGACGCGCCGCGGACGGTGCGTAACGCCTCCGGCTCCGGGATCCCGGCGAGCACCGAGGTTCGCGGCGATCCACAGCGCATCGTGGCGCTGTCCTTCGCCGAGCTGGACGCCCTGTGCGCGCTGGGTCTGCAGGACCGGGTGGTCGGGACGACGGTCCCGCAGCCCTCGTACCTGGGCACCGTGCTGCACGACGCGGCCGGCCTCGGCGATCGCGACGCCCCGGATCTGGCCGCGGTCGCCGACGCCGCACCGGACCTGATCTTCGGATCGGCGACACAGACTCCCGACTCCTACGCCGCGCTCGCCGGGATCGCCCCCACCGTGTTCACCGGCAGCGCCGCCGACTGGCAGAACACGCTGCGCGCCGTCGCGGCGGCGACCGGGCGCCCCGAGGCCGCCGACGCGGTGCTCGACGGCTTCGAGCGTGAGGCACGTGAGGCCGGCGAACGCACCGACGCCACCCACTTCCAGGCCTCGGTGGTGCAGTTCACCGAGGACAGCATGCGGGTGTACGGCGCGGAGAATTTCCCGGCCACGGTCCTCCGCGCGGTGGGGGTGGATCGTCCTGCAGCACAACGCTTTACGGACGTGCCCTTCATCGAGGTGAGCATCAGCAACCTCACCGAGGAGACGGATCTGTCCGCGGCCGACGGTGACATCGTCTACCTGTCCTTCACCGGCCCGGCCGCCAAGGAGCGCGCCACCGCGGTGCTCAACAGTGCTGCGTGGCGGAAATTGTCGGCCACCCGGGATGACCGGGTGTTCGCGGTGAACAACGAGGTGTGGCAGACCGGCCAGGGTGTGGTGGCCGCCCGCGGCATCATCGAGGACCTGCGCTGGCTGAACGCGCCGATCAACTGA
- the ctaD gene encoding aa3-type cytochrome oxidase subunit I — MVAEAPPIGELEARRPFPQRMGPKGNLIYKLITTTDHKLIGMMYCVACFIFFFIGGLMALLMRTELAIPGLQFLSNEQFNQLFTMHGTVMLLFYATPIVFGFANLVLPLQIGAPDVAFPRLNAFSFWLFLFGALIAMGGFITPGGAADFGWTAYSPLTDAIHSPGAGGDLWIMGLAVGGLGTILGGVNMITTVVCMRAPGMTMFRMPIFTWNILVTSILVLLAFPLLTAALFGLAADRHLGAHIYDPANGGVLLWQHLFWFFGHPEVYIIALPFFGIVSEIFPVFSRKPIFGYTTLIYATLGIAALSIAVWAHHMYATGAVLLPFFSFMTFLIAVPTGIKFFNWIGTMWKGQLTFESPMLFSVGFLITFLLGGLSGVLLASPPLDFHVTDSYFVIAHFHYVLFGTIVFATYAGIYFWFPKMTGRLLDERLAKLHFWLTFIGFHLTFLVQHWVGDEGMPRRYADYLPTDGFTTLNVVSTIGAFILGISTLPFVWNVFKSWRYGEPVVVDDPWGYGNSLEWATSCPPPRHNFTELPRIRSERPAFELHYPHMVERMRAEAHIGRAHGPSDGDVTRLDGENVRT, encoded by the coding sequence TTGGTAGCCGAAGCGCCCCCAATCGGAGAACTCGAGGCACGGCGGCCTTTCCCGCAGCGGATGGGCCCCAAGGGGAACCTCATCTACAAGCTGATCACCACGACCGATCACAAGCTGATCGGCATGATGTACTGCGTCGCCTGCTTCATCTTCTTCTTCATCGGCGGCCTGATGGCCCTGCTGATGCGCACGGAGCTCGCGATCCCGGGTCTGCAGTTCCTGTCCAATGAGCAGTTCAACCAGCTGTTCACCATGCACGGCACGGTCATGCTGCTGTTCTACGCGACCCCGATCGTGTTCGGCTTCGCCAACCTGGTGCTGCCGCTGCAGATCGGTGCGCCGGACGTCGCGTTCCCGCGCCTGAACGCCTTCTCCTTCTGGCTGTTCCTGTTCGGCGCGCTGATCGCCATGGGTGGCTTCATCACCCCCGGTGGCGCCGCCGACTTCGGCTGGACGGCGTACTCGCCGCTGACCGACGCGATCCACTCCCCGGGCGCCGGTGGCGACCTGTGGATCATGGGTCTGGCCGTCGGTGGCCTGGGCACCATCCTCGGCGGTGTCAACATGATCACCACGGTGGTCTGCATGCGCGCCCCCGGTATGACCATGTTCCGCATGCCGATCTTCACCTGGAACATCCTGGTGACCTCGATCCTGGTGCTGCTGGCGTTCCCGCTGCTGACCGCCGCGCTGTTCGGCCTCGCCGCCGACCGCCACCTCGGTGCCCATATCTATGACCCGGCCAACGGCGGCGTCCTGCTGTGGCAGCACCTGTTCTGGTTCTTCGGTCACCCCGAGGTGTACATCATCGCGCTGCCGTTCTTCGGCATCGTCTCCGAGATCTTCCCGGTGTTCAGCCGCAAGCCGATCTTCGGTTACACCACCCTGATCTACGCGACGCTGGGTATCGCGGCGCTGTCGATCGCGGTGTGGGCGCACCACATGTACGCCACCGGCGCCGTGCTGCTGCCGTTCTTCTCCTTCATGACGTTCCTGATCGCGGTGCCGACCGGTATCAAGTTCTTCAACTGGATCGGAACGATGTGGAAGGGGCAGTTGACCTTCGAGTCACCGATGCTGTTCTCGGTGGGCTTCCTGATCACCTTCCTGCTCGGTGGTCTGTCGGGTGTGCTGCTGGCCAGCCCGCCGCTGGACTTCCACGTGACCGACAGCTACTTCGTCATCGCGCACTTCCACTACGTGCTCTTCGGCACCATCGTGTTCGCCACCTATGCGGGCATCTACTTCTGGTTCCCGAAGATGACCGGCCGGCTGCTCGACGAGCGCCTCGCCAAGCTGCACTTCTGGCTGACGTTCATCGGCTTCCACCTCACCTTCCTGGTGCAGCACTGGGTCGGTGACGAGGGCATGCCGCGTCGCTACGCCGACTACCTGCCCACCGACGGCTTCACCACGCTCAACGTGGTGTCCACCATCGGCGCGTTCATCCTCGGTATCTCGACGCTGCCGTTCGTCTGGAACGTGTTCAAGAGCTGGCGTTACGGCGAGCCCGTCGTGGTCGACGACCCGTGGGGCTACGGCAACTCCCTGGAGTGGGCCACCAGCTGCCCGCCGCCGCGGCACAACTTCACCGAGCTGCCCCGGATCCGTTCGGAGCGTCCGGCATTCGAGCTGCACTACCCGCACATGGTGGAGCGGATGCGCGCCGAGGCGCACATCGGCCGCGCCCACGGGCCGTCCGACGGGGATGTGACCAGGCTGGACGGCGAGAACGTCCGCACCTGA